Proteins from one Cicer arietinum cultivar CDC Frontier isolate Library 1 chromosome 3, Cicar.CDCFrontier_v2.0, whole genome shotgun sequence genomic window:
- the LOC140919862 gene encoding uncharacterized protein, whose product MEALNLTHLSQSLHKSSSTISKISPRFTKGRSRLILPGDLEVTKMKHLRRHGLQPTFQVIEPLPSPITTPPTVVQPTNPPPSPAPPSQATTSLAVQTIKPHLSPVTTTPTTVQATEATPSQVTPPRSVQETETTHFQETSSHSEDVVEDEPEISQKRNSTFWDVEVINEAGHISKTH is encoded by the exons ATGGAGGCTCTCAATCTAACTCATCTCTCTCAATCCCTTCACAAATCTTCTTCCACCATTTCAAAAATCTCACCA CGTTTCACGAAGGGTCGGTCGAGGCTTATACTACCAGGAGATCTTGAAGTAACCAAAATGAAGCACTTGCGGAGACATGGTTTACAACCAACGTTCCAAGTGATAGAACCACTACCATCTCCGATAACAACACCACCAACTGTAGTGCAACCGACAAATCCACCACCTTCTCCAGCACCACCTTCTCAAGCAACAACATCGCTAGCTGTGCAAACGATAAAACCACATCTTTCTCCGGTGACAACAACACCAACTACTGTGCAAGCGACAGAAGCAACACCTTCTCAGGTGACACCACCAAGATCAGTGCAAGAGACAGAAACAACACATTTCCAAGAGACATCCTCTCACTCTGAAGATGTGGTAGAAGATGAGCcagaaatttctcaaaaaaggaATTCTACATTTTGGGATGTAGAAGTTATTA ATGAGGCGGGACATATTTCAAAGACACACTGA